A segment of the Leptolyngbya sp. NIES-3755 genome:
TGAGTGTAATCGGAAGATGAGCAAAATTGCTAAAAAGATTTACCACCCTCAGTTTTAGATTGCTTTATCAAGATCATCCAACCAAAGATCCGGCATTTCTTCAGGAATCACTGCACGATCGATAACCACTTTCCGACTTTCGCGATTCGTCATCACTTCAACAGCGATCGCTTCAATCCGAATTTCGACACTCTCGAACGGGACTTTGATTTCAGTCGTCGCTTCTAAATTGCCGTGTCCATCCGGTTTGAAATCGATAATCCAGCGAGGAGGTTCGACCAAACTGCGGCTTTGTCGATCGCTGATCCATGCTTTGACGTAAATCTTTGGCAGAATGTCCGGGAGCTTGATTCGAGCGATCGTGGTTGTGCCTCTGGTGAGTTCGGACTCTGAAACGGTGACGATCGGATCAGGAACAGGCTGGTCTTCGGGAAGCAGTAACGGGTTTTGAGCGCGATCGGATTGGGTCTGACGACGAGACACAATTAAATCTGTGAGCGGCAGAATCGGTTCATCATCGACAACGAATTCATCAATGACTTGGTCGGGACTGGGTTGGAGATCAAGCGCGATGTCGTCTGGAATGAGAAAATCCCGATCGTCTGCTTGAACTTTTAGCTCGGTGATCGGCTCTTCAACTGGAGCTAACACTGGCTCTTCTTCTAGTTCTTCAACGGCTACTTCAGGAGATGCAGATACCGCACTCAGAGGAATTTCTAGCTGTCTTGCATCTGGATCAGGAAAGGCTCCATCTGGCTGAACTCCAAAGTTTGGGAGATCGAGCTTTTTGCGAGTGTAAGGATTTGGCTGATGAAGTTGGGGTGGAAGGGTTTGAGATTCTTTGGCTGTAAAATTCGCCGCTTCGGGATCTTTTGGAGCAGAAACGAGATTAAGAAATGCTAGGTTTAACGATTGAGGCACAGCAGGATTCGTCGCGGGTAGGTCTAACATATCTTCTGCCATTGCTCGATCGTCTTTTCGCGCTTGTTGCATGGCATCGAGCAGTTCATTCACATCAGCCATTAAGGTGAACGATTGAGTTGCGATAATCGGTTTGCCTTCGACTTGAACATCGTGCAGCGTGATTTCTCCTAGAATTAACTGGGTTTCAAGATCGACGGGCAACGTGACTCGGTAGACCAAATCAAACGGTAAAGAGGCTTGATTTAGAATCTCATGCTTATCTAAAAGCGTTTTAGAGGTTTGAGGATCACGTAAGCAAATTCGCAATTCCCCATCTAAATGCGTCAACTCAGTCGCAGTAATTTGACCGGAAATTGTGAGCGGTTCGCCTCGATTCACAATGTAAGTTTCTTGAACTTGCTCGATCGAGATCTCTGAATCACCAAAACGAGTGGCTTGAGGTGGTTTTTCTTCCTCGTAAGGTTCTTCAGCAATCAGACCGTACTCCGTTAAAATCTCGTCCGCGATCGAGCTTGAATCTTGATCCGCCTGCTGTAAAAATTCTTCCAAAGAGGCTCGATCTGCATCAACTACTTTCGATTCGGTTTGGGGTGCAGAAGTCGGAAATTCAAATGTTGCCTCGTTTTCGAGTTCCCAATCCGGATTCCAATCTTCGACAATGTCGGACTCGATCGACAACACTCGTAGTTGAATCGAATGCGCTTCTCCTTCCGGTGCGGCACAGCGAAATTCCCAAATTCCAGGCTGGAGACGGGTATAAGGAATGA
Coding sequences within it:
- a CDS encoding hypothetical protein (conserved hypothetical protein;~similar to AA sequence:cyanobase_aa:LBDG_13520), which translates into the protein MPELQTWEFLIQLDGDRTWLPLEGSNVEILEGRYRIAAKTNRRSAPIEVRIRHDAIDEVPPKRRTQTRTHQTNPKGLMPVIPYTRLQPGIWEFRCAAPEGEAHSIQLRVLSIESDIVEDWNPDWELENEATFEFPTSAPQTESKVVDADRASLEEFLQQADQDSSSIADEILTEYGLIAEEPYEEEKPPQATRFGDSEISIEQVQETYIVNRGEPLTISGQITATELTHLDGELRICLRDPQTSKTLLDKHEILNQASLPFDLVYRVTLPVDLETQLILGEITLHDVQVEGKPIIATQSFTLMADVNELLDAMQQARKDDRAMAEDMLDLPATNPAVPQSLNLAFLNLVSAPKDPEAANFTAKESQTLPPQLHQPNPYTRKKLDLPNFGVQPDGAFPDPDARQLEIPLSAVSASPEVAVEELEEEPVLAPVEEPITELKVQADDRDFLIPDDIALDLQPSPDQVIDEFVVDDEPILPLTDLIVSRRQTQSDRAQNPLLLPEDQPVPDPIVTVSESELTRGTTTIARIKLPDILPKIYVKAWISDRQSRSLVEPPRWIIDFKPDGHGNLEATTEIKVPFESVEIRIEAIAVEVMTNRESRKVVIDRAVIPEEMPDLWLDDLDKAI